A segment of the Gammaproteobacteria bacterium genome:
GTAATCGGCTGGCACGCTAGGCGCCAATCTGGAAAACCTGGCTTTGACTGGAGCGACGAACGTCAACGCTACTGGCAATGCAGTCGACAATATTCTGACGGGCAATACCGGCAACAACACGCTCAACGGAGGGCTGGGCGCGGATACTTTGCGAGGCGGGGTTGGTAACGACAGCTATATAGTAGAAAACGTCGGTGACGCCATCACCGAGAATGCCGGCCAGGGCACAGACACTGCGCGCAGCTCCATTACCGATGTCCTGGCCGCGAACGCAGAGAACCTGACGCTGACCGGCACTGCCGCGATCAACGCCACCGGCAATGCGCTGGACAATGTGCTTACTGGCAATGCCGCCGTCAATCAATTAACCGGCGGCACAGGCGATGACACTTACGTCATCGGCAGCATTGACACCGTTGTGGAAAATGTGGGCGCGGGCATCGATGAAATCCAGATCGGCTCGACCGAGGTGCTGGGCGCCAACCTTGAAAATTTGACGTTAACGGGTACGGTCGCCATTGATGGCACGGGAAATACGGTTAACAATAACTTGACCGGAAATGTCGCCGCCAACACCCTGACTGGCGCGGCCGGCAACGACACCCTGGACGGCGCTGCCGGAAACGATCTCCTGCAGGGCGGGGTTGGCAGCGATACCTATCAATTCACAACTGGATGGGGCGCGGACACGGTGGCGGAGAATGACGCTACCGCCGGCAACACGGATCAGTTGGCGTTCGGCTCCGATATCGGTTCTGACGATCTCGTCTTCGAACGCAGCGGCAACAATCTGGAGATTTCGCGCGTTGGTACTACCGATGTCGTGAACCTACGAGACTGGTACGTGAGCGCGACTAACCAGACCGAACAGATTGGCGTTTCGGACGGCAGCATGCTTGTGAATACGCAAGTCGACCAGCTCATTCAGGCGATGGCAACCTTCACCGCAGATACGGGCTTGAGTTGGGAACAGGGCCTCAACCAGCGTCCGGAGGAGGTACAGGCTGTACTGGCAGGTGTCTGGCAGCCGTCCGCGGCGGCTAAATGTGAACCACTAAGTCCGGGGTGGCGGTACGGCCACCCCGGCTGTGCGGCTCAGTCGTTCATCTCGAGTTCTTTCTTTACGTTGTCCAGACCTGCCTGATAAACGCCGGCCATGGTTTCGGTCGCGGTCTTGTCGTCCGCGCCCCTGGCGTCGAATGTGCCCGTCCACGTTGCCTTGCTCTTGTTGGCGCCGGCCGCTTCGACCATTACGGTCGATTCGTAGTTTTTCACCGGCAGCACGCCTTTTAGAATCTTGTGGGTGAAGCTCATGCCGGCGTCGTCGTACTCGAGCAGTTCTTCGTTGATAGTGCCGCCGTCGCCCAGGGTGAGCAGGCGCTGCGCGTCGGGCTGGTTGTTCTCGCCTTTGGTGATTTCGGTCTCGGCGATCGCCGGGTGCCATCCGTCGAGGTCGTCGAAATCGTTGACCTCATCCCATACGTCTTCGGCGGGCGCTTTGATGGTGACGCTTCTGGTGACGTCAAGCGCCTGCGCGGCGCCGATCGAGCTACCGTATGCCAAAAGCAAAATGAGCAGGGCTGGAACGATTTTACTTACCATGTGGGTGCCTCCTGGGCGTTTTTGTTGGATTTGAAGCGAGCATAGCTTCCCGCGCATGCGGGTGCCGATGTCTGCGGCAGTATAGCCCGCAGCTGTAGCCAGGCGCATCAGAATTAATCCTGGCACTGCGCGCCGGTGCGTTACCGCCGT
Coding sequences within it:
- a CDS encoding SRPBCC family protein, which translates into the protein MVSKIVPALLILLLAYGSSIGAAQALDVTRSVTIKAPAEDVWDEVNDFDDLDGWHPAIAETEITKGENNQPDAQRLLTLGDGGTINEELLEYDDAGMSFTHKILKGVLPVKNYESTVMVEAAGANKSKATWTGTFDARGADDKTATETMAGVYQAGLDNVKKELEMND